A window of the Candidatus Saccharibacteria bacterium oral taxon 488 genome harbors these coding sequences:
- a CDS encoding tRNA-specific 2-thiouridylase, translated as MARVFVGMSGGVDSSVAAALLVEQGHDVTGVYMKNWSEDLPGMHCPWAEDVADAKRVAVGLGIDFQVFDFQKEYKQNVVDYMIREYQAGRTPNPDVMCNQEVKFKLFLEASLAAGAEYIATGHYARVEHLADGAVLGNSGAVVSRHGVHADPSLSPAELTAFRQSSAIQDESTLTPGLVKAPSLPSAARLLRAHDDNKDQTYFLYRVTSGALAKTMFPLGDFTKPEVRKMAKERGLWTAGKKESMGICFVGQVGIREFLSEYVETSPGDIIDQQTGVVVGRHDGAIFYTLGQRHGLNVGGGLPYYVVGKDMAKNEVYVSRSIDNAKLWRKELTLADVHWINQPPKDDIYQIRVRHRALLINAEVARVNNDAGEKVTVRLSEPQRAVAPGQSAVIYDGEECLGGGIIQTD; from the coding sequence ATGGCTCGGGTGTTCGTCGGTATGTCGGGCGGCGTTGATTCGTCGGTAGCGGCAGCGCTATTGGTTGAGCAAGGCCACGACGTCACTGGTGTCTATATGAAAAATTGGTCGGAAGATTTGCCGGGTATGCATTGTCCGTGGGCGGAAGATGTGGCTGACGCCAAGCGCGTGGCAGTGGGGCTGGGAATTGATTTTCAGGTGTTCGATTTCCAGAAAGAATACAAGCAAAATGTCGTTGACTATATGATTCGCGAATACCAGGCGGGTCGGACGCCAAATCCTGATGTGATGTGTAATCAAGAGGTGAAGTTTAAGTTATTTTTGGAAGCGTCGTTGGCGGCGGGTGCGGAGTATATTGCGACGGGGCATTATGCGCGAGTTGAACATTTAGCAGACGGTGCAGTATTGGGTAATTCTGGCGCGGTTGTCTCACGCCATGGTGTTCACGCTGATCCGTCGCTGTCGCCTGCGGAACTCACTGCGTTCAGACAGTCCTCGGCGATTCAGGACGAATCAACGCTTACACCTGGGCTCGTCAAAGCGCCATCATTACCCAGTGCTGCACGCTTACTCCGGGCTCACGATGACAATAAAGATCAAACCTATTTCCTGTACCGGGTGACGTCCGGGGCGTTGGCAAAAACTATGTTTCCGCTCGGCGATTTTACCAAGCCTGAGGTGCGTAAGATGGCTAAAGAACGGGGTTTGTGGACTGCCGGCAAAAAGGAATCGATGGGGATTTGCTTCGTTGGGCAAGTGGGGATTCGTGAGTTTTTGTCAGAATATGTTGAGACTAGCCCGGGCGATATCATCGATCAGCAAACGGGCGTGGTTGTTGGGCGGCATGACGGGGCGATATTTTACACTTTGGGGCAGCGTCATGGCCTGAATGTTGGCGGTGGTTTGCCGTACTATGTCGTCGGCAAAGATATGGCCAAGAATGAAGTTTACGTGTCCCGCTCAATTGATAATGCAAAATTGTGGCGGAAAGAATTGACACTGGCTGACGTTCACTGGATCAATCAGCCGCCAAAAGACGATATCTATCAAATCCGAGTGCGGCACCGAGCGCTGCTAATTAATGCGGAGGTTGCGCGTGTGAATAACGATGCTGGCGAGAAGGTGACAGTGAGGCTGTCTGAACCGCAGCGTGCTGTTGCACCGGGACAGTCGGCTGTGATATATGACGGCGAGGAATGTCTGGGCGGCGGGATAATTCAAACAGATTGA
- a CDS encoding BspA family leucine-rich repeat surface protein, whose protein sequence is MKYLQQRRRLLPTLTAGVMMLGVGGLTLLAMTQPAKADAINNTDFVMTIDTTKPGVSNTDQFTIPVTGGGYNYTVDCNNDGIPDAVGVTSSHTCTYSDEGRHTIRIGGTFPQIYVNNAGDRLKIMSVDQWGTGAWRSMDSAFRGAENMDVKATDVPNLTNVTSLQGMFDTAHSLKGEGANWQWNTSNVTTTANMFHGAGQFNQNIGSWNMGKVTSAGHMFAYAGAFNNGGSSSIASWNTAKLEYADSMFEWANSFNQPIGLWNMTKAHAMVRMLANARAFNQSLAGWQLTSLQDVTGNPYAGGANMLDNTALSVQNYDATLTAWNNAVLKSPVTLGAAGLKYCTAEAAHAALQKTVADGGHGWTINGDAKQCPTYTLTFDTGSGSPVPSQTVAYTAKAVRPADPTRAGYTFAGWYADPTYLMQWDFNVHTMPNSNFTLYAKWNAVPTAPGNPGAPNQPGQPSQPGQPGASQGRAGSQLADTGTSLLVAIGAGVAAIISGAVLLMRKKRS, encoded by the coding sequence ATGAAATATTTACAACAACGCAGGCGCCTGCTGCCGACGCTAACAGCAGGGGTTATGATGCTTGGTGTTGGTGGCCTGACGCTACTTGCGATGACGCAGCCAGCGAAAGCTGATGCGATTAACAACACGGATTTTGTTATGACGATCGACACCACGAAACCGGGCGTATCAAACACCGATCAATTTACTATACCGGTGACAGGCGGGGGATATAATTATACGGTTGACTGTAACAATGACGGTATTCCTGACGCTGTGGGCGTGACCAGTAGTCACACCTGCACATACAGCGACGAGGGTCGTCACACAATTCGTATCGGCGGTACATTCCCGCAGATTTATGTGAATAATGCCGGTGATCGTTTGAAAATCATGTCAGTTGACCAGTGGGGAACGGGTGCGTGGCGCAGCATGGACTCGGCGTTTCGGGGCGCTGAGAATATGGATGTCAAGGCGACTGACGTGCCAAATCTCACGAACGTAACGAGCCTGCAAGGTATGTTCGACACAGCTCACTCGCTCAAGGGTGAGGGTGCCAACTGGCAATGGAATACATCAAATGTGACGACAACTGCTAATATGTTCCATGGCGCCGGACAGTTTAACCAAAATATCGGTTCGTGGAACATGGGAAAAGTGACGAGCGCTGGCCATATGTTTGCGTATGCAGGGGCGTTCAATAACGGCGGCAGTTCGTCAATTGCCAGCTGGAATACTGCAAAACTTGAATACGCTGATAGTATGTTCGAGTGGGCAAATTCGTTCAACCAGCCGATCGGGCTGTGGAATATGACGAAAGCACATGCTATGGTGCGGATGTTGGCTAATGCGCGGGCATTCAACCAGTCGCTGGCTGGCTGGCAACTGACCTCGCTGCAGGACGTTACGGGTAATCCGTATGCTGGTGGGGCGAATATGCTTGATAATACGGCGCTATCGGTGCAAAATTACGACGCAACACTGACTGCCTGGAATAATGCAGTACTCAAGTCACCAGTGACGCTGGGTGCGGCTGGCCTGAAATATTGTACGGCGGAGGCGGCGCATGCAGCACTGCAAAAGACAGTGGCCGACGGTGGTCACGGCTGGACGATCAATGGCGATGCCAAGCAGTGCCCGACCTACACGCTGACGTTTGATACCGGCTCAGGCTCACCGGTACCATCTCAAACGGTCGCCTACACTGCCAAGGCGGTGCGGCCGGCTGATCCGACGCGGGCTGGCTATACCTTTGCTGGGTGGTACGCTGATCCAACTTATCTGATGCAATGGGACTTTAACGTCCATACGATGCCAAATTCTAACTTCACGCTATACGCTAAGTGGAACGCTGTGCCAACAGCGCCGGGTAATCCAGGTGCTCCTAACCAACCGGGTCAGCCGAGTCAACCAGGGCAGCCGGGCGCTTCGCAAGGCCGAGCAGGTAGTCAACTAGCCGATACCGGTACGAGTTTGCTGGTAGCCATCGGGGCTGGGGTCGCGGCCATCATCAGCGGTGCAGTGCTGCTGATGCGGAAAAAACGCTCATAA
- the trmD gene encoding tRNA (guanosine(37)-N1)-methyltransferase TrmD, which produces MMKDMRKFQAITLFPEMFSGVFENSMMWKAQKDGIVSLETVNLREFGLGPRRQVDDTPYGGGDGMLLMIEPLWRAVEFARSRDESAKVVLMSPRGRRWRQAMARMAADDGRGLIIICGRYEGVDERIMELVDEQWSIGDFVLTGGELPAMTIIDSIVRLLPGVLGGETSAEIESFSDGKTLEYPQYTRPEVFNGLRVPEVLLSGHHGKIAEWREQQSQKAETE; this is translated from the coding sequence ATAATGAAGGATATGCGAAAATTTCAAGCCATTACCCTGTTTCCCGAAATGTTCTCTGGCGTATTTGAAAACTCAATGATGTGGAAGGCACAAAAGGATGGTATCGTTTCGCTCGAGACGGTGAACTTGCGTGAATTTGGTCTGGGGCCGCGCCGGCAAGTCGATGATACGCCATATGGCGGCGGCGATGGGATGCTACTAATGATCGAGCCGTTATGGCGGGCGGTGGAATTTGCCAGGTCGCGCGATGAGAGCGCGAAGGTTGTCCTGATGAGCCCACGTGGTCGGCGCTGGCGGCAGGCGATGGCGCGCATGGCGGCGGATGATGGCCGGGGGCTCATTATCATCTGCGGGCGATATGAGGGTGTTGACGAGCGCATTATGGAATTGGTTGATGAGCAGTGGAGTATCGGTGATTTTGTGCTGACTGGTGGCGAGCTGCCGGCGATGACCATTATTGATTCAATCGTGCGGCTGCTGCCAGGTGTGCTGGGCGGTGAAACATCAGCAGAGATTGAGAGCTTCTCGGACGGCAAGACGCTCGAGTATCCGCAGTACACTCGGCCAGAGGTATTTAATGGCCTACGAGTACCGGAAGTCTTGCTGAGCGGACACCATGGCAAGATCGCCGAGTGGCGCGAACAGCAGTCGCAAAAAGCGGAAACTGAGTGA
- a CDS encoding KH domain-containing protein, protein MSTIDQQFVEYVVKALVGHPEDVVVERLIDEKGVLLTLTVNPEDLGRVIGKRGGTAQSLRTLLRALGTKNDARYNLKIVNNDGFTSAKQTTAAASDDDSVDNSTDETVENSSSYAENARKELAELDDLDI, encoded by the coding sequence ATGTCAACGATAGATCAGCAATTTGTAGAATACGTAGTAAAGGCGCTGGTTGGACATCCAGAAGATGTCGTCGTCGAGCGTTTGATTGACGAAAAGGGAGTGTTGCTTACACTGACGGTCAACCCAGAGGATCTCGGTCGGGTTATCGGTAAGCGTGGCGGTACAGCCCAAAGTCTGCGGACGCTACTCAGGGCGTTAGGGACGAAAAATGATGCGCGCTACAACCTGAAAATTGTCAACAACGACGGCTTTACGAGTGCTAAACAAACTACGGCTGCCGCTTCAGATGATGATTCTGTGGACAACTCAACAGATGAAACTGTGGAAAATAGCTCTTCTTATGCAGAAAATGCTCGAAAAGAGCTTGCAGAACTGGATGATCTTGATATATAA
- a CDS encoding phosphatase PAP2 family protein produces MDDKAAQVGRPSSGFDADAQQGIMELMDISWIVKIIADGLVIPVVLIGIYTLIRHVPRDRRHQVYTRVLMAGLTAFVAAKIIGLLYQPSGLRPFELAGVSAGASFLDNPGFPSDHALFTMAITLAVWFGTKCRGWAVACLVMTLLVGIGRVVALVHTPLDVAGGLIIAWAGIFWYMPLRRVSRTAK; encoded by the coding sequence ATGGATGATAAAGCGGCGCAAGTCGGCAGGCCGAGCTCGGGGTTTGACGCCGACGCCCAGCAGGGTATAATGGAGCTTATGGATATTTCATGGATCGTGAAAATTATTGCCGACGGGCTGGTGATCCCAGTGGTGCTGATCGGGATATATACGCTCATCCGACACGTACCGCGAGATCGGCGCCATCAAGTGTATACACGAGTGTTAATGGCGGGGCTGACGGCGTTCGTCGCAGCAAAAATTATCGGGTTGCTATATCAGCCATCAGGTCTCCGTCCGTTTGAGCTAGCGGGTGTGAGCGCCGGCGCCTCGTTTTTGGATAATCCGGGTTTCCCGTCCGATCACGCCCTGTTCACTATGGCTATCACGTTGGCGGTGTGGTTCGGCACGAAGTGTCGAGGGTGGGCCGTGGCCTGTTTAGTGATGACGCTACTGGTTGGTATAGGGCGAGTGGTGGCGCTGGTGCATACGCCGCTTGATGTGGCTGGGGGGCTCATCATCGCCTGGGCGGGTATATTCTGGTACATGCCATTGCGACGGGTGTCACGCACTGCAAAATAG
- the rpsP gene encoding 30S ribosomal protein S16 — protein sequence MLAIRLQRLGRKGYPVYRLAVQEAQRHPSSGRVVAYVGSYNPHTKAANIQAELAQKYLDNGAQPTPRVVKLLKEAGVTLPKWVKEPAADKHKAIRNPEKLRKNQPKEEPVQSDTDESGAE from the coding sequence ATGCTAGCAATTCGTTTGCAACGGTTGGGTCGCAAGGGTTATCCGGTGTACCGCCTGGCAGTACAAGAGGCGCAGCGCCATCCATCAAGCGGTCGCGTGGTCGCGTATGTCGGCAGCTACAATCCACACACTAAAGCAGCAAATATTCAGGCTGAATTAGCACAGAAATATTTGGACAATGGTGCCCAGCCAACACCGCGTGTTGTTAAGTTATTGAAAGAAGCTGGCGTCACATTACCAAAGTGGGTCAAAGAACCAGCCGCTGATAAGCACAAAGCCATCCGCAATCCAGAGAAGCTTCGTAAAAACCAGCCAAAAGAAGAGCCGGTTCAGTCAGATACTGATGAGTCAGGCGCTGAATAA
- a CDS encoding DNA recombination protein RmuC codes for MEAIIIIILLVIIVMGLGAMLFVLQSKLSELKNQSSVELIKTDVVELGRTIAKLNESVSDKLECSNAQVQTSVQKQLSESAKLVADVTQRLAKLDETNKRVVDVATDLKTLQNVLQNPKQRGVFGEFYLESVLDNVLPAKQFQMQYRFKDGEIVDAVIFLDKGQILPVDSKFSLENYNRMINAETKAERELWLNKVKADLKGRIDETSKYIRPREHTMDFAFMFIPSESLYYDLLINNVGAGGSSRDLIEYAFRDKRVIIVSPTSFLAYLQTVLQGLRSLQIEEQAKDIQVRVGQLGVHIKKFDELMTKMGKSLSTTVGHYNNSYKELGKIDKDVVRIAGGDHQTQPELIDRPAQEE; via the coding sequence ATGGAAGCCATTATTATTATTATTCTCTTAGTTATTATCGTTATGGGCTTGGGTGCGATGCTGTTTGTGCTGCAGTCGAAGTTAAGCGAGCTGAAAAATCAATCATCAGTTGAACTCATTAAAACTGACGTGGTGGAGCTGGGGCGAACTATCGCCAAGCTGAATGAATCGGTCAGCGATAAACTTGAGTGCAGCAATGCCCAGGTGCAAACTTCGGTGCAAAAGCAGTTGTCAGAAAGTGCCAAGCTGGTGGCGGACGTGACACAGCGGCTGGCAAAGCTGGATGAGACAAATAAGCGGGTGGTCGACGTGGCGACTGACCTGAAAACCCTGCAGAACGTGTTGCAAAACCCGAAGCAGCGCGGTGTGTTCGGCGAGTTTTACCTGGAGAGCGTGCTGGATAATGTGCTGCCAGCCAAGCAGTTTCAGATGCAGTACCGGTTCAAGGATGGCGAGATTGTTGATGCGGTTATCTTCCTGGACAAGGGGCAGATTTTGCCGGTGGACAGTAAATTTAGCCTGGAAAATTATAACCGGATGATCAACGCTGAAACCAAAGCTGAGCGCGAGCTGTGGCTGAACAAGGTAAAAGCTGACCTGAAGGGGCGCATTGACGAAACCAGCAAATACATTCGCCCGCGTGAGCATACCATGGATTTCGCCTTTATGTTCATCCCCAGTGAGTCGCTATATTATGACCTGCTGATCAACAATGTTGGTGCGGGCGGTTCGAGCCGCGATTTGATCGAATATGCCTTTCGTGACAAGCGGGTGATCATCGTCAGTCCGACTAGCTTTTTGGCGTATTTACAGACGGTGCTGCAGGGGCTGCGGAGCCTACAAATTGAAGAGCAGGCCAAAGATATCCAGGTGCGTGTCGGCCAGCTGGGCGTGCATATCAAAAAGTTTGATGAGCTGATGACCAAGATGGGCAAAAGTCTCAGTACCACCGTCGGGCATTATAATAATTCGTATAAAGAGCTGGGCAAGATTGATAAAGACGTGGTGCGGATTGCTGGTGGTGATCATCAAACGCAGCCAGAATTAATTGATCGACCAGCGCAGGAAGAATAA
- the mltG gene encoding endolytic transglycosylase MltG, protein MKKLKIKKRRLWLIIVSAVVAVAGVVLLGSVIWYKQMLRPVNAGARQKISVEIASGDTAQLIAKKLEDKKIIRSAFAMTIYLKLNNVTGTFNKGVYSFTQDQDVASVLKHLLGGKPDRRSVLFYPGATLRDKTSTPAAQKTDVASALKRAGYSDEQITAAFAATYTGTVLKSKPATADLEGYIYGDTYFLPSDATAQQALQRAISELDRVVTENNLEKKFAARGLSLYQGLTLASIVQRESIGCPGKATCEDMRRIASVFYNRLKKDMPLGSDVTYHYAADKAGVARSHTLNSPYNTRIHKGLPPGPIASPGLAALNAVADPAQEDYLYFLSGDDNVTYFAKTEAEHKANITAHCAKKCQLP, encoded by the coding sequence ATGAAGAAGTTGAAGATTAAAAAACGGCGGTTGTGGCTCATTATCGTATCGGCAGTTGTCGCAGTGGCGGGTGTGGTGCTGCTTGGCAGCGTCATTTGGTACAAGCAAATGCTTCGTCCGGTCAACGCCGGGGCGCGGCAAAAAATCAGTGTCGAGATCGCTAGTGGCGACACAGCGCAGCTCATTGCCAAAAAACTTGAAGATAAAAAAATTATTCGTAGCGCCTTTGCCATGACAATTTACCTCAAGTTAAATAACGTTACCGGCACCTTCAATAAGGGCGTGTACAGCTTTACACAAGATCAAGATGTGGCGTCGGTGCTTAAGCATTTACTCGGTGGCAAACCGGATCGGCGTTCGGTACTATTTTATCCAGGGGCAACACTGCGCGATAAGACCTCGACGCCTGCCGCTCAAAAGACCGATGTTGCCAGCGCCCTCAAGCGGGCTGGCTACAGCGATGAGCAGATCACGGCCGCTTTTGCTGCTACTTATACCGGTACGGTACTAAAAAGTAAGCCAGCGACCGCCGATCTCGAGGGGTATATCTATGGTGATACATATTTTTTGCCGTCAGACGCCACCGCCCAGCAAGCCTTGCAGCGGGCCATCAGTGAGCTAGACCGGGTGGTAACTGAGAATAATCTCGAAAAGAAATTTGCAGCTCGAGGGCTGTCGCTGTATCAGGGGCTAACACTGGCTTCGATTGTTCAGCGCGAGTCAATTGGCTGCCCGGGTAAAGCGACCTGCGAGGACATGCGGCGGATCGCCAGTGTGTTTTATAACCGTCTCAAAAAGGATATGCCGCTCGGGTCAGACGTGACGTATCATTATGCCGCCGACAAGGCTGGCGTCGCTCGCTCGCACACGCTTAATTCACCGTACAATACGCGTATTCACAAGGGGCTGCCGCCTGGGCCAATTGCTTCGCCTGGTCTCGCGGCACTGAATGCTGTGGCCGATCCAGCCCAGGAGGATTACCTTTATTTCTTGAGCGGCGACGACAACGTAACTTATTTTGCTAAGACCGAGGCTGAGCACAAGGCGAACATTACCGCCCACTGCGCCAAAAAGTGCCAATTGCCATAG
- the pheS gene encoding phenylalanine--tRNA ligase subunit alpha, translated as METLEEVRSLLLSRVAEAAEPRSVLRSTELRELYGTIATLPAEKRGAFGKKVNELKQELERAVTARENELSKVDLPPIDVTAPMDVNALRPDLLPSERGTIHPLMREIDRISDIFNRMGFVTEESREIDDQFHMFESLNFPKGHPARDDYDTFMTEETDANGDRLIAPAHTSTMQNRVLKKYHGNLENSEAIAAIVPDRVFRNEDLDARHEHTFYQVEGVYVARGVNVGNLIATLQEFLQEYYGKKLDVRVNPFYFPFTEPSFEFALSCPFCEGKNPDCKVCSGEGWIELLGCGMIHPNVLKAADIDPNEYTGFAFGCGIDRLVMMKYGIEDVRHFESGKLDFLEQF; from the coding sequence ATGGAAACGTTAGAGGAAGTTCGATCACTATTATTATCGCGCGTAGCCGAGGCGGCTGAACCGCGCAGTGTGTTGCGGAGTACCGAGCTGCGGGAGCTATATGGCACTATTGCGACGCTGCCGGCCGAGAAGCGCGGGGCGTTTGGTAAGAAAGTTAATGAACTGAAGCAGGAATTGGAACGGGCAGTTACGGCTCGTGAGAATGAACTATCGAAAGTTGACTTGCCGCCAATTGACGTGACGGCGCCGATGGATGTGAATGCCCTGCGGCCTGATTTGCTGCCGAGCGAGCGCGGTACGATTCATCCATTGATGCGCGAAATTGATCGCATTTCTGACATTTTCAATCGCATGGGTTTCGTGACGGAAGAGTCGCGTGAAATTGATGATCAATTTCATATGTTTGAGAGTCTGAACTTTCCAAAGGGTCACCCGGCGCGTGATGATTACGATACGTTCATGACTGAGGAGACTGACGCGAATGGTGACCGCTTGATTGCGCCGGCGCACACCTCGACCATGCAAAACCGCGTGCTGAAAAAATATCATGGTAATTTGGAGAACAGCGAGGCGATCGCCGCCATCGTGCCCGACCGGGTGTTTCGTAACGAAGATTTGGACGCGCGGCACGAGCATACGTTCTATCAAGTTGAGGGTGTGTATGTTGCCAGAGGGGTCAATGTCGGCAACCTCATCGCGACGCTGCAAGAGTTTTTGCAGGAATATTACGGCAAGAAACTTGATGTGCGCGTCAACCCGTTTTATTTCCCGTTCACTGAACCGAGCTTTGAATTTGCGCTGAGCTGTCCGTTCTGTGAGGGCAAAAATCCGGATTGTAAAGTTTGCTCGGGCGAGGGCTGGATCGAACTCTTGGGCTGCGGCATGATTCACCCGAATGTGCTGAAGGCTGCCGATATCGACCCGAATGAGTACACTGGCTTTGCCTTTGGCTGCGGCATCGACCGGCTGGTAATGATGAAATACGGCATTGAAGACGTGCGGCATTTTGAAAGCGGTAAGTTGGACTTTTTGGAGCAGTTTTAA
- the ruvX gene encoding Holliday junction resolvase RuvX, translating to MKAKNFLALDVGEKRIGLAMADSQVRIAVPFGWVAHDERVMEELAEIMLRHDISLVVVGYPRNQSGEPTQQTEFVVDFVRRLGQLDIDAEIAYQDESLTSVQAEQRLAGKIKDKGDIDAEAASIILQDYLEVHG from the coding sequence ATGAAAGCTAAAAACTTTCTAGCGCTAGATGTGGGCGAGAAGCGGATCGGTCTGGCGATGGCCGATTCGCAGGTGCGGATCGCGGTGCCGTTTGGCTGGGTGGCTCATGATGAGCGGGTCATGGAGGAACTGGCAGAGATTATGCTGCGGCACGACATCTCGCTGGTGGTGGTCGGTTATCCGCGTAACCAGTCCGGCGAGCCAACGCAACAAACAGAGTTCGTGGTTGATTTTGTCAGGCGGCTGGGTCAGCTGGACATTGATGCCGAGATCGCTTATCAGGATGAGTCGCTAACCAGCGTTCAGGCGGAACAGCGCCTGGCTGGCAAGATCAAAGATAAGGGTGACATTGACGCTGAGGCGGCGAGTATTATACTACAAGATTATTTGGAGGTGCACGGATGA
- a CDS encoding alanine--tRNA ligase, which produces MNAQEIRLKYLDFYSKQAHAVIRRAPLILTDDPTTLFTGAGMQPMIPYLLGEPHPEGKRIADSQTCLRAQDIDDIGDNRHTTFFEMLGNWSLGDYFKKEQIDWIWTFLTEEIGLDPQRLYVTCFIGAPEYNIAKDTEAAGLWQQKFAEKGIEAGLADIGSEEQGAARGIRLGERIFFYDGSKNWWSRNGGPETTPIGDPCGPDSEMFYEFDFIEHDPKFGEHCHPNCDCGRFMEIGNNVFMAYKKVADGVFKPLEKPNIDHGSGLERIAAAANNDPDVFKISLLWPIVEKLQDLSGKKYASHTESMRVIADHLRAATFMAVDGCVPSNKEQGYVMRRLLRRAIRYSFDLGIEQNFLEEVVPVIADLYEADFPEVKENRESIVAVLVKEEKAFRQTLRKGLRQMQQYIDDGLTGEELFMLYDTFGFPVELSTEEAYKQGIKLSDNWRAEFDARMAEQRQRSKTARKGQFSGGLEGHDPIHLKYHTATHLLGAALRKVLKAPDLQQHGSNITAERLRFDFNHDKLTPEEKQAVEDQVNAWIDADLPVSFAVYPTDEALDMGAIGAFGERYGDKVKVYSIGEGDNIVSFEVCGGPHVQHTGVLAEGGKRFTITKEEASAAGIRRIKAVLI; this is translated from the coding sequence ATGAACGCTCAAGAAATTCGCCTCAAATATCTCGACTTTTACAGCAAACAGGCTCATGCAGTCATTAGGCGCGCGCCGCTGATTCTAACCGACGATCCGACCACGCTCTTCACTGGTGCGGGCATGCAGCCAATGATCCCGTACCTGCTGGGTGAGCCACACCCTGAGGGTAAGCGAATCGCTGATTCACAGACGTGCTTGCGGGCCCAAGACATTGATGATATCGGTGATAACCGCCACACGACGTTTTTTGAAATGCTCGGTAACTGGAGTTTGGGCGATTATTTCAAGAAAGAGCAGATCGACTGGATATGGACGTTTTTGACCGAAGAGATTGGGCTCGATCCGCAGCGGCTATACGTGACATGTTTCATCGGTGCGCCAGAATATAATATCGCCAAGGATACTGAAGCGGCCGGGTTATGGCAGCAGAAGTTTGCCGAAAAAGGCATTGAGGCGGGACTGGCCGACATTGGTAGTGAGGAGCAAGGTGCAGCGCGTGGCATTCGCCTAGGCGAGCGGATTTTCTTTTATGATGGCAGTAAAAACTGGTGGAGCCGTAACGGTGGGCCGGAAACCACGCCGATTGGTGATCCGTGTGGGCCGGATAGCGAGATGTTTTATGAATTTGACTTCATTGAGCACGATCCGAAGTTTGGTGAGCATTGTCATCCGAATTGTGATTGCGGTCGCTTTATGGAGATTGGTAATAATGTCTTTATGGCCTATAAAAAGGTGGCGGACGGTGTGTTTAAGCCACTAGAAAAGCCAAATATTGATCATGGTTCGGGCCTGGAACGAATTGCGGCGGCCGCTAATAACGACCCTGATGTCTTCAAGATTAGCTTGCTGTGGCCAATCGTCGAGAAATTGCAGGATTTGAGCGGCAAAAAGTACGCGTCACATACCGAAAGTATGCGGGTAATCGCTGATCATCTGAGGGCCGCTACCTTTATGGCGGTCGATGGCTGCGTGCCGAGCAATAAGGAACAGGGCTACGTGATGCGCCGCCTGTTGCGCCGGGCGATTCGCTATAGTTTTGACCTGGGGATCGAGCAGAATTTCCTGGAGGAAGTCGTACCAGTAATCGCTGATTTATATGAAGCGGATTTCCCAGAAGTTAAGGAAAACCGCGAGAGTATTGTCGCTGTGCTGGTCAAGGAGGAAAAAGCTTTCCGTCAGACGCTGCGCAAAGGTCTCAGGCAAATGCAGCAGTATATCGACGATGGCTTGACTGGCGAAGAGTTGTTTATGCTGTATGATACGTTTGGTTTTCCGGTGGAGCTGAGTACCGAAGAGGCCTATAAACAAGGTATCAAGCTTTCTGATAATTGGCGCGCCGAATTTGATGCGCGAATGGCCGAGCAGCGCCAACGCTCCAAGACAGCGCGCAAAGGGCAATTTAGCGGCGGCCTGGAGGGTCACGATCCGATCCATCTCAAATACCACACGGCAACGCACCTGTTGGGTGCGGCGCTGCGCAAGGTTCTAAAGGCGCCGGATTTGCAGCAGCACGGCAGCAATATCACTGCTGAGCGCCTGCGTTTTGATTTTAATCACGATAAATTGACACCAGAGGAAAAGCAAGCGGTGGAAGATCAGGTCAATGCGTGGATTGACGCTGATTTGCCAGTCAGCTTTGCCGTCTATCCGACTGACGAGGCGCTAGACATGGGTGCGATCGGCGCCTTTGGCGAGCGCTACGGCGATAAAGTAAAAGTCTATTCCATCGGTGAAGGCGACAATATTGTTAGTTTCGAAGTTTGCGGCGGCCCGCACGTCCAGCACACCGGCGTCTTGGCCGAGGGTGGCAAACGCTTTACAATTACCAAAGAAGAGGCCAGCGCTGCTGGGATTCGCCGGATCAAGGCTGTTCTTATCTGA